The genomic stretch AGGTTTCTTCAAGCTCAGAACATAGTCAACCCTTACATGTCTATTGGAGTCTTCATCCTTCACATTCGTCTCACTTTGGGTGGTGTTTTTTTGTTGTGGATTATTGTCTAACTGGGGCCGCTCTTACGCTGAGCTTGTCTTGGTGGCTTCTTGTCATTATTTATGGGCTTTACATTCTTCTGAGCCCCAAGTGCAAGGAGACTTGGACTGGCTTCTCTTGGAAATCTTTCAAAGGGTTGTGGCCTTATTTTAAGTTGACTGCTATCATGCTCTGGTAGGTGAAACAAAACAATGATGCAAATGCGACCACTTAGGCTTTCTTAGACCACATTGATCAATGACCTTATTATGTCGAAGCTGAGGTGCCAATTACTCAACGCATAAGGCCATTTACTAATGTTGTTTTAAAAATTGTGGTGTCTATATCATTACTCGTTTGAAATTTCGATTAAAGCTATTTAGACAAACAAAGTTCACCACGTTGCTAGTACACTTTATAATAGGTCAGTCCTATAATAACAATCCGGTTTACCTCGATTAGAAAGTGTGTCCAAATAGCATTACCAAAAATTTTAACCCTTCGTCATCCTTTCCTAAACCTTTCACATGCTaacatcttttttcttttgtgcatTAATGTGGTTTGGAGATATGGTACAACCAAGGCCTAACACTAATTTCAGGGCTCCTCCCCAACCCTACAGTCTCACTAGACTCCATTTCTGTTTGGTAAGTTTGGATTTTGTTAACGCATCTTTTAACCTTTTCATTGCCAGTTATTTTCATGAATTATTGAACCATGATTGCTATTATTATATCTAACTTTTGCATGCTTGTTCTTATGCGATGAACAATTCCAGCATGAACTACTGGAACTTTAGTTTGCAATTTATGTTAGGCCTAAGTGCAGCGGCcaggttcataaaaaaaaaaagctcataAGAACTCAATTTATTCCCTTACTAGTCTAAGTATTGGAAGTGATCTAATCATAATGAAATTACTTGGCTTATGCAGTGTTTGAGTTAGTAGCGAGCTGTTGGAAGTTAATTTTGATTCAAGCTTGTTTAATCTTAGTCTTAAAGTTGGCTTAGGTGGCAAGAAGAGTAGTAACGGctagtttttttaaatatccTTTGAAAAGTCTTTTGTCTGTTGTGTGATAATCCATAGTACTGGACACTTGCATGCTTTAGATTAGGGATGTGTTGTAAGGTCCAGATGAGTGTGCACAGCTGTGTCCTCAAGGGCAATGTACCCGAAGAGGAATAGGTCTAAGATGCCTTCTGTGAATTGGAATGCATTCGAATGCATTCCAAAGGAAAAAAGTTGTGGTTAAATAACAACAATGTCAAGTGCTCAAGGATACAAATTTACCTCAGTAGATGCAATTCTGGTTATCGGCGCAAGCCTTTCGACATTGTGAAGGCAAAAGTTAGAAATCGTACCGGTTCTTTATCTATGCACAATCACAATTTTTGTACTCAAAATATAGTTGATGTATGTGTTCCTGCAGTTGTAATCGTTTAGACTATTAATTACCTTATACCTCTCGGTTATGTGAAAGAAAAAATCACCTAGCTTGAAACCACTCTTCAAGTCCTGATGAATTTTCTTCTCGGTTATGTGAGACCCAAATGGGTGACACATCATCAAGCTAACAGTTTTTTAACAGAAGTTGAGGGCAAGGACCAATGATACACATTTTGTTAAATTTAGGAATgcaaattaatgaaattttagttcaGTAACGAATTCTAAACTCAAGTGCAAGTTCAAGGACAAATTCTATATTTTACTTGTTGATATTTTGTAGCTGCCTTATAAAATCACCATGTGGATAACATAATTCAGCTTTTCTTTACCAAGTCACCTAAATATTTTCAACTGGTCAGAGTACGGCTGCTAGcttttggtttatttatttattttgaaaagtaTGGTGTTCGGTGGGGGGAAGGTATGGCTACTAGAAACATGAATGATAAATGAACTTTGACTTAGTCTCCAAGGACTCAGGAAAGTTTCAAGAATATATGAATTAATGTGTTTCTGAAGACAATTCATCCTTGATTACTAGTATAGATTAATGCAAAAAACCAAACAGCAGGAAGGGAGGAAAGAACTTTCTCTGAACACAATATATAAAGAGAAATATCTATTTATGTACCTAGAACAAttagaagaagaagcagaataATGGATTTTTTACAGTTTCGACTTCATATTActctattatttttgtttacgAGTAGTGCAGTGCTAGCAGTACCATTATTAGCAAAGCCTAATTGCCAATCACGTTGCGGAGACGTTGAAATCCCGTACCCTTTCGGAATTGGAGCAGGCTGTTACATTGACGACTGGTTTCAAATAACATGTGTCAACTCAACCAAACCTTTCTTGAACAAGATCGATCTGGAGGTGCTAGAAATTTCTGTTAAGGGTACACTAAAGGTTGTAAACCCAATTACGTTCTCTTCCAACTGCAGTACTAATAAGCCTATTCGCCAAGCGGCCAACTTGGAGGGAAGCCCTTTTGTGTTCTCCCAGAAGAACATATTCACTGCAATGGGTTGCGGCGTTATGGCCATGATCACTTCAAACTCAAATGGCTCTACCGTTTCAGCCGGCTGCAAGTCCGAATGTGACAATATTTcaacaaatgtgaaaaagaatGGAGTTTACTTCTGCCAGACCCCCATCCCTTGGTTTCTCTCTGCCTTCACTACTACTTTCCAGGTTTATGATGATTATACAAAAAGTACTAATTCATGCAGTTACGCATTTTTGGTAGACCATGACTGGTTTCAGTGGTTTCCCaacaattcaacaaaaaatatttctaCCATCAGTGAAATGGACAATGTCCCTGTCATGCTAGACTGGAACTTATATCATTCGACGGTCGAGGTATTTGGAGTCATGGTAAAAGTAAATCCGAGATCTTTGGGTTCCGAATCATCCTTCTATTGCCAAAGTCATAATGACAGCTCTTCAATACATGAATCCTCATTCAGGCTGGAATGTTTCTGCAATTGGGGCTATGAGGGAAATCCCTATCTCCCACAAGGATGTCAAGGTAAACAAttctaatttataattttataaatcaaCAAACACCATCCTTCTTTGTTTGTCTACCTTCTCTACTTACCATTTTGATTTTAATGACCAGGAAATTTACACATtattaacttttctttttcattacaAAATATTGCAGACATAAATGAATGTGAGGCTGGGAACCATTGTACTGGAGGCTCCATATGTAAGAACCATGTTGGGTATTATGAATGCTACCCACCACATAGAAATTCTTGGCTTAAAGTGGTCTTTATAGGTATGCCCTTGTCTCCCCACACTAcgatatgtaaaatataatctGCTTTCTTCTATGGTaacttttcttcttatttacAAAACACAAGGATTGTTTGTGCATGAAGTTAGTTCTTTATAGATCGATATTGTAATGATACCATAGAAAATATGTCGATAACATGGTTTTATAATTTGTTGTCAACAACGATATCGATGGCATTATCGACAACCAGTTTCCAGATTAATATGAATTGCAAATATTGCAAATAGCTATCCCTTTACctttataaaaagaaataaaaatcttCTTGACCTGGTTGATATTCTTATGTTACTCAAGCTATATTTTCAGGTATCGGCATCGGTCTTGGGCTATTGTTTCTACTCGTTGGTGCTTGGTGGTTGTATAAAGTCGTTAGAATTAAACTCAAGGAGAAGTTTTCGCAACAAGATGGCAGTTTATTGATGGAACTACAGCGTTTATCTTCTGGTGAAGTCAACTTGGATAATTAAAAATGTTCAAATTAGTTTACGAGTTAGAATGTATTATACATATAGAGTTTATAAAGGAATTGTTTGTTTGTCAAATGGAAGAATTTAAAAAGTCTAAAATAGTTTGTGGAGGCTAATTTAAGTTAGAAGCCAATGGAAACGAAATTTCATTTTCAGTCCTCAATTTTTAATTCCATTTCGTTTGATAAAAgaaaactgaattttttttttataccagcggCATTGGGGAGGGGAATTCGAAGTTAAAGACCTTGGATGCAAATATAAGCTAATACCAAAGAAGAACGGACCTGTGCCCACTCTTTTAAACACGGGGCTTGTCCACCATAATCTTGAGTAtttttccctttggttttaatagaaaaagaaaaattttgtctattaataaaataaaaatattagttTTAAAGGCTTGTCATTC from Pyrus communis chromosome 7, drPyrComm1.1, whole genome shotgun sequence encodes the following:
- the LOC137740492 gene encoding wall-associated receptor kinase-like 10; protein product: MDFLQFRLHITLLFLFTSSAVLAVPLLAKPNCQSRCGDVEIPYPFGIGAGCYIDDWFQITCVNSTKPFLNKIDLEVLEISVKGTLKVVNPITFSSNCSTNKPIRQAANLEGSPFVFSQKNIFTAMGCGVMAMITSNSNGSTVSAGCKSECDNISTNVKKNGVYFCQTPIPWFLSAFTTTFQVYDDYTKSTNSCSYAFLVDHDWFQWFPNNSTKNISTISEMDNVPVMLDWNLYHSTVEVFGVMVKVNPRSLGSESSFYCQSHNDSSSIHESSFRLECFCNWGYEGNPYLPQGCQDINECEAGNHCTGGSICKNHVGYYECYPPHRNSWLKVVFIGIGIGLGLLFLLVGAWWLYKVVRIKLKEKFSQQDGSLLMELQRLSSGEVNLDN